The window CTATGGCTTCAATTTTAAACGGAATGATGTTACATGGTGGAGTACGTGTCTTTGGAGGAACATTCTTCGTATTCTGTGATTACTTAAAACCGGCAATGCGTATGGCCGCGTTAATGGGATTACCAGTCACTTACGTCTTAACACACGATTCAATTGCGGTTGGAGAAGATGGACCAACTCACGAACCAATCGAGCAATTAGCTATGTTACGTACGATTCCAAACTTCTCAGTCATCCGTCCAGCAGATGCGAATGAAACGGCAGCAGCTTGGCGTTTAGCTGTTGAGTCAAAATCAACACCAACTGCTTTAGTTTTAACTCGTCAAAACTTAACAACAATGGCTAATACTTCATATGAAGGTGTTAGCAAAGGGGCATATGTCGTTAGTGAAGCACAAGGTGAGATGGATGGAATTTTGATTGCAACAGGATCTGAAGTGAATTTAGCTGTTGCCGCTCAAGAAGCATTAGCTCAAGAAGGAATTTATGTTCGTGTTGTAAGTATGCCTTCAATGGACTTATTTGAAAAGCAAACAAAAGAGTATCGCGATTCAGTTCTTCCAAAATCAGTAACAAAACGTTTATCAATTGAAATGGGAGCAACATATGGATGGCATAAATATGTTGGATTCGATGGTGTTATTTTAGGGATTGACCGATTTGGAGCTTCAGCACCAGCTAACCAAGTGATTGAAGCTTACGGATTTACGGTAGAAAACGTTGTTTCTTTATATAAAGGAATGTAATAATTAACTTAAAGATTGTTTCCCTTTTGGAAACAATCTTTTTATTATTTAGGTATTAAAAAAGTCATTTAGCCGCGAAGCGTGTATAGTTATTTCGTGTTAACTAAAAATAAGAGTGATGATAGATTTTTCACGCTTAAAAAACTTTCAGCTACATGACTATTTAACTATTAAAGTCATTAATGAATGAAGTTGGTATCCAATGACGAAAAACATTTGTGCTTTTATAAAGATCATCATTTTAATTTAAAAACGTTATCAAATAGTGTGTGTCAGGGTAGGGGTTTCGCCTATAATCACTTGACAGATTGACCATAATCTAGTATAAATTGAATATAATAGTGGTCTATTGAATAGTAAAATATGTTTGGAGGAAATAGATATGTTAACGAACTGGTTATTCTGGTTATGGATTATTATCGCCTTATTAGTAGGAGCCGTTGTTGGATTTTTTGTTGCCCAACGTCAATTAAAAAAATATTTACAAAAAAATCCACCTATCAATGAAGAAGTGGTTCGTACAATGATGATGCAAATGGGACGCACACCTTCTCAAAAACAAATTAACCAAGTAATGAAACAAATTAACCAAAATATGAAGTAAGAACTAGTAAAGCATTGAAGTGATCAAAAGTCATTTAATGCTTTTTCTTTTTTAAAACTTTTGATAGCTAATTAACATCATTAATGATTAGGCTCTTTCTTATTAAAATGAAGACAAATAAAAAGAGCCGAAACGGCTCTTTTTATTATAATTGATGTTTGTGTGTCATATATTCATTAACAACAACGTCAAGTTCCTGGCTTTTAGCAACGGTTAATTCATGAACCATCCCAAAATTTTTAACTAACTCATGTAATTCAGCTTTTATTTTTGTAATTCGATCATAAAGCATTTTTGTTTCAGTTGATGTTGTTGAAAAAGTAGTTGCTTTCATTTGGCTCCCCCCTGAAAGATTTCTTCTTAGAAGAATGAAACTTTATTCTCTGTTCCGTTTAAAATACGTTTATAATTTGGAATATGCTTCACAATAATAAGTGCAGCAAAGATTGAAAGCATTACTCGTGCAGTTAAGTCATAAGGTCCACACCATATAATAATAACAGCAGCAATAGAAATGATCGTTGATGATAAAGATACCATTTTCCAAATCTTAAGAGTAATAACGAAAATAACAAAGAGTGTCAAAAACAGTAGTGGAGAGTAAAATAATATAATCCCTGCACTTGTAGCAACTGCTTTTCCACCTTTGAAATTAGCGAAAATTGGATAAATATGACCGACTAAAGCAAAGACAGCAATAAATAAAGGTGAAATAGTCGCTCCGCCATAACTAGCGATTAAGAAGGCTAGTCCCCCTTTTAAAATGTCTAGAATAAAAACAATTGATCCACCTTTTTTACCTAAAATACGAAATGCATTTGTGCTTCCTAGGTTTCCAGATCCATAGTTACGAATATCTTTTTGATAAAATGTTTTCCCAATGACTAATGCAGAAGGGAATGATCCTAATAAATAGGCTATAATGATTAAAGCTATATTTATCATGTAAATCCTCCTTTTTTGTAGAAATATTATAGCATATAGGAGAAAGATATTAGGTGAAATTACAAAAAAAAAATAAAAAACTTAATTTTCGACATATTTCACGGTGTAATTCGTAATCTAATTAATGTATAATACTTTTATTTTGTACGGAAATAAAAACATCAGTTCGTAATTTATAAAAATAATATCTTTTATTCTGCGTTAAAATCTTTTAAAATGAGATAATGGAAAGAGAAAGGAGTGTCATCATGTCGACGCACTTAAATTATAACGAAGATTCGATACAGGTACTTGAAGGATTAGAAGCAGTACGCAAAAGACCTGGGATGTATATTGGTTCGACAGATAGTCGAGGATTACATCATCTCGTTTATGAAATTGTTGATAATGCTATTGATGAAGTTTTAGCCGGATACGGTAATCATATAAAAGTTACTATTCATGAAAATAATAGTATTAGTGTCCAAGACAGTGGGCGTGGAATTCCAACAGGAATGCATAAGTCTGGAAAACCAACTCCAGAAGTTATTTATACGGTCTTACATGCTGGTGGAAAGTTTGGTACAGGTGGTTATAAAACGTCAGGTGGGTTACACGGTGTAGGGGCTAGTGTTGTCAACGCCTTATCTGAATGGTTAGAAGTGACAATCAAACGTGATGGAGTCATTTATCGTCAACGTTTTGAAAAAGGAGGCCATCCTGTTACTGGGTTAGAGGTGATAGGAAAGACTAAAGAAACAGGAACATTAGTCACATTTAAGCCAGATCCAGAAATTTTTTCGACAACGGTCTATTCTTTTGATATATTAAGTGAACGTTTACGCGAATCTGCGTTTTTATTAAAAGGACTTAAAATTGAACTTATTGACTTACGTAATGATAAAGAAGAATCCTTTTATTATGAAGATGGAATTAAGTCATTTGTTAGTTATTTAAACGAAGGTAAAGATACGTTACACGAAGTGGTTTATTTTGAAGGGGAAAGTCAAGAAATTGAAGTTGATTTTGCGTTTCAATATTCAGCGAGTTATTCAGAAAATATTTTATCTTTTGTTAATAATGTTCGTACCAAAGATGGTGGGACGCATGAAACAGGTGCAAAAGCTGTTTTAACGCGTATTTTTAACGATTATGCTCGTCGTAATGGATTACTGAAAGAAAAAGATAAAAATTTAGAAGGTGCTGATATTCGTGAAGGATTATCAGCAATTGTATCTGTTCGTATTCCAGAAGCTTTATTGCAATTTGAAGGTCAAACAAAGGCAAAGCTTGGGACACAAGAAGCTCGTTCAGCAGTGGATAACGTAATTGCTGAGAAATTAACGTTCTTCTTTGAGGAAAATGGTGCGGTAGCGACGCAGTTAGTTAAAAAAGCGTTGAAAGCGGCACAAGCACGCGAAGCAGCACGTAAAGCACGTGAAGAGGCACGTACAGGTAAAACAAAAAAGAAAAAAGAAACGAATTTATCAGGAAAGTTAACACCTGCTCAAACAAAAAATCCTCAAAAAAACGAACTGTTTTTAGTCGAAGGGGATTCAGCGGGTGGATCAGCAAAACTAGGTCGTAATCGTGCCTTTCAAGCGATTCTTCCGTTACGAGGAAAAGTCATTAATACGGAAAAAGCTAAGATCGAAGATATCTTTAAAAACGAAGAAATTAATACAATGATTTATACCATTGGTGCAGGTGTGGGTCCAAACTTTGAATTAAATGATGTCAACTACGATAAAATCATTATCATGACCGATGCCGATACAGATGGTGCTCATATTCAAGTGTTATTACTGACGTTCTTCTTCCGCTACATGAAGGAACTAGTAGAGGCAGGGAAAGTTTATATTGCGTTACCGCCACTTTATAAAGTTTCAAAGGGACAAGGTAAAAAACAGGTTATTGAATATGCATGGACAGATGAAGAGTTAGGTGAAGTTATTTCTAAGGTTGGAAAAGGTTATACCCTTCAACGTTATAAAGGTCTTGGTGAGATGAACGCTGACCAGTTATGGGATACGACTATGAATCCTGAAACGCGCACATTAATTCAAGTAACCATTGAAGATGCTGCAGATGCTGATCACCGAGTGACGACACTCATGGGAGATAAAGTTGAACCACGTCGTGAATGGATTGAGCAAAATGTCGACTTTACCATGGAAGATGATTATGATATAGAGAGGGTGTAATAGATGGACAAAGCTACCCAAGAACGTGTGCAAGTCATGCGTTTAGAAGACATTATGGGTGATCGTTTTGGACGTTACTCAAAATATATTATTCAAGATCGTGCATTACCAGATGTGCGAGATGGACTAAAACCCGTTCAACGTCGTATTTTATATGCGATGTATAAAGAAGGAAACACATATGAAAAACCATTCCGTAAATCAGCTAAAACGGTTGGTAATGTAATTGGTAACTATCATCCGCATGGAGATACTTCGGTTTACGATGCGATGGTACGTTTATCTCAAGATTGGAAAGTTAGAGATCCACTTGTTCAAATGCATGGAAACAACGGGAGTATCGATGGAGATCCCGCTGCTGCGATGCGTTATACAGAGGCTCGTTTATCAGCGATTTCTGGGTTATTATTAAAAGACATTGAAAAAAATTTAGTTGATTTTATTCCAAACTTTGATGATTCAATGACAGAACCAACGGTTTTACCTGCCTTTTTCCCTAATTTATTAGTGAATGGTGCAACTGGGATTTCAGCGGGATATGCCACAGATATTCCACCACACAACTTAGGTGAAATCATTGATGCTGTTATTTATCGAATGAATCATAAACAATGTGGATTAGATGATGTTTTAACGTTTGTTCAAGGACCTGATTTTCCAACAGGTGCTATTATTCAAGGGGAACAAGAGATTAAAAAAGCATATACCACAGGAAAAGGGCGTATCGTTGTTCGCTCAAAAACTGAAATTGAACCGATTCGTGGTGGACGTGAGCAAATTGTTGTCACTGAAATTCCATATGAAGTCAATAAGGCTAACTTAGTTAAAAAGATTGATGATCTTCGCATTGATAAAAAAGTTGAAGGAATTATGGAAGTTCGCGATGAGACGGATCGAAATGGATTACGTGTTGTTATCGAATTGAAAAAAGATGTTAAGTCAGAAACGGTATTAAATTACTTATTTAAAAATACTGATTTGCAGATTTCATATAACATTAATATGGTCGCTATTTACAACAAACGTCCGTTATTAATGGGGTTATTAGAGTTAATAGATGCTTACATTCAACATCAAAAAGAAGTTGTGACTAACCGTTCAAATTTTGAACTGAAAAAAGCACGTGAACGTCAACATATTGTTGAAGGATTAATTAAAATGGTATCTGTACTAGACGAAGTGGTTCGAATCATTCGTCAATCAAAAGATAAGTCAGATGCTAAGAAAAATTTAATTCAAGCGTTTGATTTTAGTGAGCGTCAAGCGGAAGCAATCGTCATGTTACAGCTATATCGCTTAACAAATACCGATGTCACAGCGCTTGAAAAGGAAAACGAAGAATTAAATGAAACGATCGAGCGCTTAATGTCAATTCTAAGTAGTGAAACTAACCTATTAAAAGTGATTCAAAATGAGTTAAAATCAGTGAAGAAACAGTTTGAAACACCACGTCGTAGTGTCATTGAAAAACATATTCAAGAAATTAAAATTGACGAAACGGATATGATCGTTAAAGAAGATGTCATGGTGGCCGTTACAAAGGATGGATATGTTAAACGTACAAGTTTACGTTCATATAACGCGACGAAATCAGATATCCCAGCGATGAAAGATGGAGACGAATTAGTAGCTAAACTTCAATTAGATACATTACAAACGTTGGTGATGTTTACAAATAGAGGAAGTTTTATCTACTTGCCAGTCTATAAACTACCAGATTTTAAATGGAAAGATATTGGTCAGCACGTTTCAAACCTAGTTACCATTGACTCAGAAGAAAAAATTATTGCAGTTTATGCTGTTTCTGATTTTAAAACAGAAGAGTATTTCTTCTTCACGACTAAAAACGGAATGATTAAAAAGACGCGTTTAAGTGATTTTGAAGTTTCACGTTATCATCGGGCAATGGTTGCGATGTCAGTCAAAGAAGATGATGAATTAATGTCTGTCATCCGTTGTACATTTATGAATGATGTGATCATGGTTACTAAAAAAGGATATCTGTTAAAATTCAGTGATGATGAAATTACTCCAACCGGACTTAAAGCGATGGGAATCAAGGGAATTCAAATTGGGGCTGATGACGAATTAATTAAAGTTATTTTGGCATCTGTTAATGATGAGTTATTATTTGTAACGCAACGCGGAAATGTTAAAAAATTAAAGGTAAAAGATATTGCCTTATCGACGCGTAATAAAAAAGGATGTTTAGGAATCAAAGCTATTAAATCAAATCCTCATCAATTTGTTGATTGTTTAAAAGTTTCACCTAAACAAGACATCTCCATTGTCACGATGGATGGAACAACTAAGCTCAATACAGCGTTATTAAAACCTGTTGATTTAAATTCAGTGGGAACAAATATGGTTGATTCACCTGTTCTTAAATTTATGATTGAAGATACCGAATAAAAAAATCGATTCTCTTATGAGAATCGATTTTTTTATTGGCTTTTAGGTACTAGTAAGTGTCGATTAGATAACTTTTTATTGTTATTTTAAAATTATGAGAAGCATTCTTAAGGAAATATTCATATTCATAAGTGTTGACTCATACAATCTTATGAGTATATGAAGAGTAAAGACAAAAATGATGGTGATAAAATGGAAATGGTTAATAAAGTTGAATCATTAATCTTTAAGCAAGCTTTGAATTATCCGCTTATTCAGCTCATACAAAATAAAACCGTCATTGTAAATGATCGTTGTACGGTAGAACATTTCACAGAGGAGTCTTGTATTTTAAAGACCCCTGATCATAAATATATGATTTTAGGGGTTAATTTGCGGATTAAAGAGTACGGTGATTTAGTCATTAGAATTGAAAGTGATAGCATAAAAAAAATAGAAATAGTCGGTGATAAGAATGAATAACAAATGGTTAAGTATCTTCATTGCAAAAGTTCAAATTTTAGTGCCTTCTATGCGAGAAGTCACCCAACTCAGACAACAAAAAATTATGATTTATGGAATTAAAAAACATTCAGATGGCTATTTGGTTACAATCCGTAAGGATGTAGCCAAAGAGCTAGAAATGCAATATCCTATCGTATTAGAACTATCGATTTACCCTTCATTATTAAAGGTGATTGTTCCAATTGCTGTATTAACTTGTTTCTTGATGATTTTAATGAATAATCACACGATTGGTTATCGTGTCGATGGAAACTTAAACACTCAGGAACAAGAAGTTTTAGAGTCTTTATTAGAACCACACTTTAAACAAGTTGGCCCTTTTTACTTTTTAAAGAGTGATCTTTCAGATATAAAATCAGAGCTTAGTGATTACTATAATGAGTATGTTTGGATTAATGTTTATCGTAAAGGAACTGATGTTATCGTTGAGGTTTACAATACACCTGTTGATGAAAGAGATAACTTAGACGGCTATACGGATACACTATATGCCAAGCGTTCAGGACTGATTAAAAATTATAAAGTTTCAAGTTGCCGAGTCTTAGTTGAGCAAAACCAAGTGGTTAAAGCAGGCGATCCATTAGTCACTTGTTATGTTGAACAACCATATACGACAGAAATTATTCCAATTGACGATACTGCTAAAGGAGAAGTTTGGGCGGATACTTGGTATGAAGCAACTATCACAGCAGAAAAAAGTTATGTGGAAGAAGGATATACTGCTAATAAACAAACCGCTTATGTTTTACATTTAGGTGGAATGGAATTTACATTTCCGACCAAAGAGTTGCCTTATGAAAAATATGAAGAGGTTAACAAACAGTATAATCCGCTATTTTTCATGAAAGAATCGCCCCTTTATTTAGAAAAAAAGCAATATTATGAAAAAAGTGATATAATAAAAGTAAACACTTCTGATGAATTAAAAGCAAATCTTCTGACACTTGTTAAAAATTCTTTTAAAGAACAAACAGATGGTGAGTTTATCATAAAAAATTTGGAGATAATAACAGAAGAAGAGACAGAGACACAATTTATTTTTAAGTGTCATCTGACGATATACGAAAATATTGCCTATTAGAGGAGCTGAATTATGAGTAAAGACCCTATTAAAATACCAGCAGTGTTTGAAACAATCGATGAAACTATTTCAGTTGTTGGTCACCATGATAAGCATTTAAAAATTTTTGAAGATTACTATCATGTTGACATCTCACTTAGAGGTGATCAGTTATATGTATTTGGTGACGAGAAAAAAGCTGAAATTATTCGCGAAGTCTTACTAGCACTTGTTGACTTACACCGAAAAGGTAAAGAAATTACCGAGCGTGATGTACTATATGCGATAAAAATGAACGAGCAACATCGTTTAAAAGAGTTAGAGTCTTTATTTGATGAACGCTATAAAATCATTAAAACGGTGCAAGGAAAAACAATTTATGCGAAAACATTCAATCAAAAAGACTATTATCGAAAAATTCAAGATAATGATCTTGTGTTTGGAATGGGACCTGCTGGAACAGGTAAAACGTATTTAGCTGTCGTTATCGGTGTGGCGTTACTTAAGAAAAACATCGTTCGTAAAATCATTTTGACACGTCCTGTTGTAGAAGCGGGAGAAAATTTAGGATTCTTACCTGGAGATTTAAAAGAAAAGGTTGATCCATACTTACGCCCATTATACGATGCATTATATGATGTACTCGGACTTGAGCAAACAGAAAAAATGATTGAACGTGGAATCATTGAAATTGCACCGCTAGCTTATATGCGAGGTCGTACCCTTGAAGATGCTTATATTATTTTAGATGAAGCACAAAATACAACGAAACAACAAATGAAAATGTTTTTAACACGTTTAGGATTTAACTCAAAAATGGTGGTAACAGGTGATGAAACGCAAATTGATTTACCAAAACCAGTTAAATCAGGATTAAAACATGCAAAGGAAATTTTACATGGTGTTAAAGGAATTGAATTTGTTCAATTTGAAACAGTTGATGTCGTTCGTCATACGCTAGTTCAAAAAATTATTGAAAGCTATGAAAAGACAGGTGAATAAAAAGGAGCAACACATATGGGAGTAGATATTCAATTTTATAATCAAACAAACGAATCAGTTGAATCATACGAAGCAATGATCACAAAAGTGGTTCATGAGACCATTAAACAAGAACAATTAGCAAATGAAATGTTAGAGTGTAGTTTTATCTTTGTTGATAATGAACAAATTCGAGAAATTAATGCCACTTATCGACAAAAAGACGCAGTAACAGATGTGATAACATTTGCGATTGAAGATGAAATGCCAGGAGAAATTAAAATTCAAGGGATTCCAATGCCACGAATGCTTGGAGATGTATTTATTTCATTACCTAGAACACGTGAACAAGCTGAACGATTTGGTCATTCTTTTGAACGTGAGTTAAGTTTCTTAGCTGTTCATGGATGTTTACACTTATTAGGCTATGATCATTTAGAGCCTGAAGAAGAGAAAGTCATGTTTGGTAAACAGGAGGATGTCTTAAATGCGCTCGGAATTCGACGTTAAAGAAGCACATTCCGTTAAAGCATTAATTAAATCTTTTAAACATGCCTTTTTTGGCATCTTGACATCTTTTGTAATAGGGCGTAATATAAAGGTCCACTATACAGCATTATTGGTTGCTGTTTTAGGTGGCCTTTATTTTGGTATCAGTAAATTAGAGTTTCTCGCTATTTTATTAATTAGTGCTCAAGTGATTAGCTTAGAGATGGTGAATACAGCGATTGAACGAACGGTGGATTTAGTTACGTCTGATTATCATGTTTACGCCAAAATTGCAAAGGATGTTGCCGCTGGAGCGGTTTTGATCGCGTCAATTATCGCGGTTATTATTGGGGGAGTTATTTTTCTTCCATATATTTTTAATTAGTAGGTGAAGAGTTAATGAAAGAAAAGTACGCAGATTTAATTACAGCAGCAAAAGAAGCTTATAAAAATGCCTATGTTCCATATTCAAAATTCCCAGTTGGGGCAGCTTTAAAGTTAAAAGATGGTAGTATCATTAATGGAGCCAATGTTGAAAATGCTTCATACGGATTAACAAACTGTGCTGAACGTTCAGCGTTATTTACTGCTTTTTCAAAAGGTTATCGTCGTGAAGACTTTGAGGCTATCGCCGTTGTTGCAAACACGGATCGTCCAATTTCTCCATGTGGAGCATGTCGTCAAGTCATCAGTGAATTAATGCCACAAGATGCCCAAGTTATTTTATTAAGTAACAAAGATGAAGTTAAAACATATACCGTCGCAGACTTATTACCATATTCATTCACATCGGAGGATTTATAATGAATCATGCAACATTCAAATCAGGATTTGTTTCAATTATTGGACGCCCTAATGTTGGAAAATCGACATTTTTAAATAAAGTATTAGGAAAAAAAATCGCAATCATGAGTGATAAGCCTCAAACGACTCGTAATAAGATTCAAGGGGTTATTACTGATCACGATACACAAACAATTTTTATCGACACGCCAGGAATTCATAAACCAAAACATGAGTTAGGAAAATTCATGACCGATTTAGCAATCGGAACGTTAAATGAAGTTGATGCCGTGATGTTTATGGTTAATGCAACAGAAAAATTAGGACGTGGAGATCGTTTTATTTTAGAACATTTAAAAGCAGTTAAACAACCGGTCTTTTTAGTCATTAATAAAATTGATTTAATTACGAAAGAAGATTTATTAGCTGTTATTGCTGCATTTAAAGAAGAGCATGAATTTGCTGGAATTATTCCGATTTCTGCAAAAACAGGTGAAAATATCGAAACGTTACTTGAAGTTATTAAGGAAGAACTTCCTGAAGGGCCGCAGTTTTATCCTTCTGACCACATTACCGATCATCCTGAACGCTTTATCATTTCAGAATTAATTCGTGAAAAAGTGTTACACTTAACTCATGAAGAAGTTCCACATTCAGTGGCTGTTGTCATTGATAAAATTGAAAAAGTAGAAGGTAAAAATGTGATCGATGTCATGGCTACCATTGTTGTAGAACGTCCATCACAAAAGGGAATTTTAATTGGTAAAGGTGGGAAGATGCTAAAAGACATCGGAACATTAGCTCGTAAAGATATCGTCAAATTATTAGGAACAAAAATTTACCTTGAGTTATGGGTAAAGGTTCAAAAAGATTGGCGTAATAAAAAATTGTACTTAAATGACTTTGGATACAGTGAAAAAGAATATTAATTCGACTTTTTAAGACAAAAATGTAATAAGCTCTCATAGATTTTCGTTTCCGAGACATACTAGTTACAGGGGCAAAAATAAAAGCGTAGCTAGTAAGAAGGGATAATACATGAATAGTCTAGAATGGGAAGTCTTTAAACGTACAGGAAAAATTGATCACTATCTGTTAATGAAGGAGTCAGAACATAAGTTAACAGTAGACAATTCTAATACTGAGTTCTCAGAGGAGATTGCTGATGTAAAGCCTGCTAAAGTTACAGAGGAGGAGTAATGGCGTGGCAATTGAGGTTGAAGGAATTATATTGAAGAGCTTTAATTATGGTGAACATCATAAAATTATTAAAGTTCTGACTGAGAATCAGGGGGTTATTGGTGTTTTTGTACAAAATGCCAATAAAATTAATACAAAAAAAAGTGCACTTGTTCAGCCGCTGACCTGTGCACATTTTAATTTAAAACCCTCAACTAACGCAAATAGCAATCTCTATTATGTTTATAGTGGAGATGTTATTGATTATTACTTAAATCTAAAATTAGATTATGAAAATATGACTTACTTTTATTTCATGATTGAATTAATATTAAAAGGCATGTCAGAGTCAGAGTTTAGCTCTTATATCTATCGAATGCTAAAGAATTTTTTAGAAGCAGCTGATCAAGGATACTCAGCTTATTTACTAAGCCTTATTTTTCAATTAAAACTCATGCCTCTCATTGGAATTGCTCCAATCATGGATTGTTGTGCTGTTTGTCAAAGCACTGAGCACATTGTAACATTAAGTGTTCGTCAAGGCGGATTGGTTTGTGCTAAATGTTATTTACCACAAGAACCGATTGTTGTTGACGCCTCGCTAATTCCCATCGTTAGAGCTCTATACAAAGTGGATATTGATCACTTGCCTGAGATTGAACTTGAAAAAGAGTTGCTTCTACCGATTGAGCAATTCTTAGATGCTTATTATGACTCGTATGCGGGCTTGCATCTGAAAACTAAAAAATTTATTAAAGAATTATAAAAAAGAGCCGAGGGGCTCTTTTTTTATCTTAATGTGTCAAAGGACATACATATCTAGTTAGAGTTGGTGACAAGATAGGACAGAAAGTCAATTAAAATGATGATATTTTTATAAAAATTTCATTTTTTCGTCGGTGTTTTTCATGTTTTTGTATATTGTGTTTTAAGTATTGATATAATATAATAGTAGTAGTATAATGCAATATTTATGTGAAGACGAAGAGTAGTACTTTAGAGTATTTGAATGATAGCGAGTCTGGGAAGGTGGAAGCCAGGTTTCAAGATCTTAAGGAAGGGAACTTCTGAGCATAGTTAACAAAGTGGTAAAGTGATGAACTTTACAAATAGGGTGGAACCGCGGGAATAACTCTCGTCCCTATGCTCGTGGCATAGGTATGGGAGTTTTTATTTTCTCTATGTTCACGAACTAAAAGTTTGTTAAGTAAAGGAGTGTTGACATGAGTCAAGTAACAATGGAAAAAATCGTAAACATGTGTAAAACACAAGGTTTTGTTTACCAAGGAAGCGAAATTTACGGTGGGTTAGCTAATACTTGGGATTATGGACCATTAGGTGTTGAGTTAAAAAATAACGTTAAAAAAGCTTGGTGGAAAAAATTCATTCAAGAATCACCATATAACGTAGGATTAGACAGTGCTATCTTAATGAATCCTCAAACTTGGGTTGCATCAGGGCACGTTGGTGGATTTAGTGATCCTTTAATGGACTGTAAAGAATGTAAAAGCCGCCATCGAGCAGATAAGTTAATTGAAGATCATGGAGATGACATTGTTGCTGATGGATGGACAGAAGAGCAAATGATGGCTTATATTCGTGAGCATAACATTGCTTGTCCAGAGTGTGGGGCGCATGACTTTACAGATATCCGTCAATTTGAATTAATGTTTAAAACACATATGGGTGTTGTTTCAGATGATAAATCAGCTGTTTATTTACGCCCAGAAACAGCACAAGGAATTTTTGTTAACTTTAAAAATGTTCAACGTACAAGTCGTAAAAAAGTTCCATTTGGTATTGGACAAATCGGAAAATCATTCCGTAACGAAATCACACCAGGAAACTTTACATTCCGTACACGTGAATTCGAACAAATGGAGTTAGAATTCTTCTGTAAACCAGGTGAGGATGGACAATGGTATGAATTCTGGAAACAATATTGCTGGAATTGGTTAGTAAACTTAGGAATGAACCCAGACCATATTCGCCAACGTGAGCATTCACCAGAAGAATTAAGCCATTATAGTAATGGAA of the Turicibacter sp. TJ11 genome contains:
- a CDS encoding glycine--tRNA ligase, with product MSQVTMEKIVNMCKTQGFVYQGSEIYGGLANTWDYGPLGVELKNNVKKAWWKKFIQESPYNVGLDSAILMNPQTWVASGHVGGFSDPLMDCKECKSRHRADKLIEDHGDDIVADGWTEEQMMAYIREHNIACPECGAHDFTDIRQFELMFKTHMGVVSDDKSAVYLRPETAQGIFVNFKNVQRTSRKKVPFGIGQIGKSFRNEITPGNFTFRTREFEQMELEFFCKPGEDGQWYEFWKQYCWNWLVNLGMNPDHIRQREHSPEELSHYSNGTSDIEYKFPFGWGELWGVANRTDFDLKAHMAESGANFEYQDPTTNEKYVPYCIEPSVGADRVTLAFLVDAYEEETLENGETREVLKFHPALAPYKVAVLPLVKKLNEQSLEVFAELSKHMMVDYDEAGTIGKRYRRQDAIGTPFCVTFDYDSLEDKKVTVRHRDTMEQERVAIDELVDYITSKIQF